From the genome of Papaver somniferum cultivar HN1 chromosome 2, ASM357369v1, whole genome shotgun sequence, one region includes:
- the LOC113350269 gene encoding kinesin-like protein KIN-13A, which yields MGGHMQQSNAAAAAAALYDHPGGGSLPGTSNDAGDAVMARWLQSAGLQHLGSPSTTGIDHRLLPNLLMQGYGAQSAEEKQKLFKLLRNLNLNGDSSSEPYTPTAQGSGAATTSDGFFSPELRGEFGAGLLDLHAMDDTELLTEDVMSESFEPSPFMPADPRGFDNDFDAVPSRQVRQPAEAPMKSNERDIGTNQSNLAKIKVVVRKRPLNKKELSRKEDDIVTVVDDSYISVHEPKLKVDLTAYEEKHEFRFDAVLDEQVTNDEVYRVTVEPIIPAIFQRTKATCFAYGQTGSGKTFTMQPLPLRAAEDIVRLLHHPTYRNQKFKLWLSFFEIYGGKLYDLLSERRKLCMREDGRQQVCIVGLQEFEVSDVHIVKEYIERGNGTRSTGSTGANEESSRSHAILQLVIKKHNEVKESRRPSEANEPKPGKVVGKISFIDLAGSERGADTTDNDKQTRIEGAEINKSLLALKECIRALDNDQIHIPFRGSKLTEVLRDSFVGNSKTVMISCISPNAGSCEHTLNTLRYADRVKSLSKSGNSKKDQVAVSAVPTNRESSSAPSLPLPSEVDYEPSQDARVAGTGRRVVERESSSYSSIPEYGKQPSSVPTNNPFNGREQPSSLPSTYLYNGREQPSSLPSYPFNGREDSGVASSSLERERTNMKNTYGGPSGQRLYSPAQNSNNSLDEDKVQKVSPPRRKVYKEEKLEKQGHLSRKDASGLDSSSTGNKQQNASDSNSNSVGSRQRDSENARDGDINAILEEEDALIAAHRKEVEDTMEIVREEMKLLDDVSQPGSLIDNYVSQLSYVLSRKAASLVSLQARLARFQHRLKEQEILSRKRVPR from the exons ATGGGTGGCCATATGCAACAGAGTAATGCTGCAGCTGCGGCAGCTGCTCTGTATGACCATCCTGGCGGTGGGTCCCTACCGGGAACTTCAAATGATGCGGGTGATGCTGTTATGGCAAGGTGGCTACAGTCTGCTGGGTTGCAGCATTTAGGATCACCGTCTACCACGGGTATTGATCACCGGCTCCTACCAAACCTCTTGATGCAG GGTTATGGAGCACAATCTGCCGAAGAAAAGCAGAAGTTGTTTAAATTATTGAGGAATCTCAATTTGAATGGGGACTCTAGTTCTGAACCATACACCCCAACTGCCCAAGGTTCAGGAGCCGCAACGACATCAGATGGCTTCTTTTCTCCTGAACTCAGAGGTGAATTTGGTGCTGGGCTTTTGGATCTTCATGCTATGGACGACACTGAACTTCTTACAGAG GATGTTATGTCTGAATCCTTCGAGCCATCGCCATTTATGCCAGCAGACCCTAGGGGGtttgataatgactttgatgcTGTGCCTAGTAGACAAGTAAGGCAACCAGCTGAAGCTCCTATGAAGTCTAACGAAAGAGATATTGGCACAAACCAGAGCAACTTGGCCAAGATTAAAGTTGTG GTGCGTAAAAGACCTTTAAACAAAAAGGAGCTGTCTCGGAAAGAGGATGATATTGTAACTGTCGTTGATGACTCGTACATATCTGTCCATGAGCCGAAGCTAAAG GTGGACTTGACTGCATATGAGGAGAAGCATGAATTTCGTTTCGATGCTGTTTTGGATGAGCAAGTAACCAATGATGAG GTATATCGTGTTACTGTAGAGCCTATTATTCCTGCTATTTTTCAGCGAACTAAAGCAACATGCTTTGCGTATGGCCAAACTG GGAGTGGTAAAACATTCACCATGCAACCATTACCTCTCAGAGCTGCGGAAGACATTGTTAGGTTATTGCATCATCCAACATACCGTAATCAGAAATTTAAGTTGTGGCTTAGCTTTTTTGAGATTTATGGTGGAAAACTTTATGATCTTCTCAGCGAAAGAAG AAAACTCTGCATGAGAGAAGATGGTCGGCAACAGGTTTGCATTGTTGGGCTGCAGGAGTTTGAAGTTTCCGATGTAcatattgtcaaagaatatatcgAGAGAGGAAATGGGACAAGAAGTACGGGATCGACTGGTGCTAATGAAGAATCATCAAGATCTCATGCTATTTTACAACTAGTGATTAAAAAGCACAATGAAGTAAAAGAATCTAGAAGGCCAAGTGAAGCCAATGAACCTAAGCCTGGGAAGGTTGTTGGGAAGATCTCTTTTATCGATCTTGCAGGTAGTGAACGAGGTGCTGACACCACCGATAATGATAAGCAAACACG GATTGAAGGGGCTGAGATCAACAAGAGCCTTTTGGCCCTGAAGGAGTGTATCCGTGCTCTTGACAATGATCAGATTCATATCCCATTTCGTGGAAGCAAACTCACAGAGGTGCTTCGGGATTCCTTTGTTGGCAACTCAAAGACTGTGATGATCTCTTGCATTTCTCCAAATGCAGGTTCTTGCGAACATACACTTAATACTCTGAGATATGCTGATAG GGTTAAAAGTCTCTCCAAGAGTGGGAATTCCAAGAAGGATCAGGTTGCAGTTTCTGCGGTACCTACAAATAGGGAATCATCATCAGCTCCTTCTCTGCCGCTTCCCTCAGAGGTTGACTATGAACCAAGTCAAGATGCGAGAGTAGCGGGAACAGGTAGAAGagttgtagagagagaaagttctTCCTACAGTTCTATACCTGAATATGGTAAACAGCCTTCTAGTGTTCCCACAAACAACCCCTTCAATGGGAGGGAACAACCTTCTAGTTTACCCTCGACATATCTCTACAATGGGAGGGAACAACCTTCTAGTCTCCCATCATACCCCTTTAATGGGAGGGAGGATAGTGGGGTGGCTTCTAGTTCTCTTGAGAGGGAAAGGACCAACATGAAAAATACTTATGGCGGTCCATCCGGTCAAAGATTATATTCTCCTGCGCAGAACTCGAATAATTCGCTAGACGAGGATAAAGTGCAAAAGGTTTCCCCACCTCGTAGAAAAGTTTACAAGGAAGAAAAATTAGAAAAGCAGGGACATTTGTCTAGAAAAGATGCCAGTGGACTTGATTCATCCAGTACAGGCAACAAGCAACAGAATGCTTCCGATTCTAATTCGAACAGTGTTGGATCAAGACAACGTGATTCCGAAAATGCTCGTGATGGAGACATCAACGCAATTCTCGAG